From a region of the Posidoniimonas polymericola genome:
- a CDS encoding family 43 glycosylhydrolase, translated as MTARFSGIAFCCFCWLAFGGNARGEPDAKAPPAVLPGVNADPHIAFFSDRCYLYPTTDGTEGWRSTSFQVWSSADLVNWRNDGVILDLPRDLEWADIHAWAPACATKGGKYYYYYSADKNIGVAVADTPTGPFHDPLGKPLVSARDYRGMQAIDPMVYVDDDNRAYLYWGQGRCKAVELNDDMISFDPAKVRDITPPGYNEGPFVHKRQGKYYLSWSEYDTRDPRYSVAYGTSESPLGPFEKASQNPILKQSGVVFGAGHHSIGKVPGRDEWVIAYHRFRIPDGDGYNRETCLSPLRHADDGTIEAVDVFEPVPATELKSSEKPRGKTNKSARLRIDATRPGKPISGDLFGVFFEDLNYAADGGLYAELVQNRSFEFSASDHRGWDSLTGWTLVELDGGEGEVVVESNQPLHANNPSYAVLGTRSDQGRVGLQNVGFAGIALTEGQKYDFSLFARQLADQPSELVVRLEDHAGQAITEARLPAPDASWGRLAAELTASRTIDNARLTVCSTGAGRVGLDMISLFPRDTFQGRKNGLRRDLAQAIADLRPKFVRFPGGCLVHGDGVDNIYRWQDSVGPVHQRKGQRNIWRYHQSLGLGYFEYFQFCEDIGAKPLPVVAAGVSCQNSGASVTGRWGRGQLGIALEDMPAYTQEVLDLIEYANGPADSRWGSVRAASGHPEPLGLEYLGVGNEDRISPEFAVRFQMIQQAIAERYPEITVVGTVGPAPDGEDFANGWEIADRLRLAMVDEHYYRSPQWFLENLTRYDGYDRSRSAVYLGEYAAHDQGRRSTLRSALAEAAYLTHLERNGDIVQLSSYAPLLGKVGATQWTPDLIYFTNTEVRPTINYYVQQLFSCNSGEELLTHELAGGEVPGLPVSVVRSAESGDLVIKLVNTSSAPRELAIEVTGLGSGVHTAAVTVLAGQPDDVNHDGLGRDLAPVQHEVEFGPDYHHTAPPHSLSIVRISNGA; from the coding sequence ATGACTGCCCGCTTCTCTGGCATTGCATTCTGCTGCTTCTGCTGGCTCGCGTTTGGTGGCAACGCCAGGGGCGAACCGGACGCAAAGGCGCCGCCCGCGGTCCTGCCGGGCGTCAACGCCGACCCGCACATCGCGTTCTTCAGCGACCGCTGCTACCTGTACCCGACCACCGACGGCACCGAGGGGTGGCGGTCGACCTCGTTCCAGGTCTGGTCGTCGGCCGACCTGGTCAACTGGCGGAACGACGGCGTCATCCTCGACCTTCCGCGGGACCTCGAGTGGGCGGACATCCACGCCTGGGCGCCGGCCTGCGCGACCAAGGGCGGCAAGTACTATTACTACTACAGCGCGGACAAGAACATCGGCGTCGCGGTGGCGGACACGCCGACCGGCCCGTTCCACGACCCGCTGGGCAAGCCGCTCGTTTCTGCGAGGGACTACCGCGGCATGCAGGCTATCGACCCGATGGTGTATGTCGACGACGACAACCGCGCCTACCTCTACTGGGGGCAGGGACGTTGCAAGGCGGTCGAGCTAAACGACGACATGATTTCGTTCGACCCGGCCAAGGTCCGCGACATCACTCCCCCCGGTTACAACGAGGGCCCGTTTGTCCACAAACGCCAAGGCAAGTACTACCTAAGCTGGTCCGAGTACGACACCCGCGACCCGCGCTACAGCGTCGCTTACGGCACGTCGGAATCGCCACTCGGCCCGTTCGAGAAGGCTAGCCAGAACCCGATCCTGAAGCAGAGCGGCGTGGTCTTCGGCGCAGGGCACCACTCGATTGGCAAGGTCCCGGGGCGCGACGAGTGGGTGATCGCTTACCACCGCTTCCGCATCCCCGACGGCGACGGCTACAACCGCGAGACCTGCCTGTCGCCGCTGCGTCACGCCGACGACGGGACCATCGAGGCGGTTGACGTCTTCGAGCCGGTCCCCGCGACCGAGCTAAAGAGCAGCGAAAAGCCGCGTGGCAAAACCAACAAGTCTGCCCGGCTGCGTATCGACGCGACCCGACCCGGCAAGCCGATCAGCGGGGACCTGTTCGGCGTTTTCTTCGAGGACCTTAACTACGCCGCCGATGGCGGGCTCTACGCGGAGCTTGTGCAGAACCGTTCGTTTGAGTTCTCTGCGTCCGACCACCGCGGCTGGGACTCGCTCACCGGCTGGACCCTCGTCGAGCTTGATGGGGGCGAGGGCGAGGTGGTCGTCGAAAGCAACCAGCCGCTGCATGCGAACAACCCCAGCTACGCGGTGCTAGGGACCCGCAGCGACCAGGGACGGGTCGGGCTGCAAAATGTCGGTTTCGCCGGCATCGCGCTGACCGAGGGGCAGAAGTACGACTTCTCGCTGTTCGCCAGGCAGCTCGCCGATCAGCCAAGCGAGCTGGTCGTGCGTCTGGAGGACCATGCGGGGCAAGCGATCACCGAGGCCCGCTTGCCTGCGCCCGACGCAAGTTGGGGGCGACTCGCCGCCGAGCTGACCGCCAGCCGCACGATCGACAACGCGCGGCTGACGGTTTGCTCGACGGGAGCGGGTCGGGTGGGACTCGACATGATCTCACTGTTCCCGCGGGACACGTTCCAGGGTCGCAAGAACGGCCTCCGCAGGGACCTCGCTCAGGCGATCGCGGACCTCCGGCCCAAGTTCGTGCGGTTCCCGGGCGGGTGCCTGGTTCACGGCGACGGCGTCGACAACATCTACCGCTGGCAGGATTCGGTCGGACCGGTTCACCAGCGCAAGGGGCAACGCAATATCTGGCGGTACCACCAGTCGCTCGGCCTGGGGTACTTCGAGTACTTCCAGTTCTGCGAAGACATCGGCGCCAAGCCGCTGCCGGTGGTCGCGGCGGGCGTGTCGTGTCAGAACTCCGGCGCGTCGGTCACCGGGCGGTGGGGACGCGGGCAGTTGGGCATCGCGTTGGAGGACATGCCGGCGTACACCCAGGAAGTGCTCGACCTGATCGAGTACGCCAACGGCCCGGCCGATTCCCGCTGGGGATCGGTCCGCGCGGCGTCCGGCCACCCCGAGCCCTTAGGGCTCGAGTACCTCGGCGTAGGGAACGAAGACCGCATCTCGCCCGAGTTCGCGGTCCGCTTCCAGATGATCCAGCAGGCGATCGCGGAGCGCTACCCAGAGATCACGGTCGTCGGGACAGTCGGGCCGGCGCCCGACGGGGAAGACTTCGCCAACGGGTGGGAGATCGCTGATCGGCTACGCCTGGCGATGGTTGACGAGCACTACTACCGGTCGCCGCAGTGGTTCCTCGAGAATCTCACCCGCTACGACGGCTACGATCGTTCGCGTTCGGCGGTGTACCTCGGCGAGTACGCGGCCCACGACCAAGGGCGTCGCTCGACGCTCCGTTCGGCCCTTGCCGAGGCGGCCTACCTGACGCACCTCGAGCGCAACGGCGACATCGTGCAATTGTCGTCCTACGCGCCGCTGCTAGGCAAGGTCGGCGCCACCCAGTGGACGCCCGACCTGATCTACTTCACCAACACCGAAGTGCGGCCGACGATCAACTACTACGTGCAGCAGCTCTTCAGCTGCAACAGCGGCGAGGAACTGCTGACTCACGAGCTCGCTGGCGGGGAAGTTCCGGGCCTGCCGGTTTCGGTGGTCCGTAGCGCTGAGTCCGGTGATCTCGTCATCAAACTCGTGAACACCTCCTCGGCGCCGCGAGAACTAGCAATCGAGGTCACGGGGCTGGGCTCCGGAGTTCATACGGCGGCCGTGACCGTGCTCGCCGGACAGCCGGACGATGTCAACCACGACGGCCTCGGCCGCGACCTCGCGCCGGTCCAACACGAGGTCGAGTTCGGGCCCGACTACCACCACACCGCGCCGCCGCACTCGTTGAGCATCGTCCGAATTTCGAACGGCGCCTGA
- a CDS encoding fatty acid desaturase family protein, translated as MTDAVRDHASVQVPPSNEAELAAPLERFPRTTHIAAVRRLSRVNGWRSSLLILGIWAPLVGAMAWAAMMPHWWVFLIAGCVVASRIVGMGVLVHDASHYLLYKNRLVNDLVSDLLLAFPIGMTTGLYRRTHFQHHRFTNTKDDIDLVAQSTDSEWFEWPKNGREFCAVMARSLAGLNVHRAWVMYQHWAPWNHLREPLSPAFPLHTRVLYFVNMAGVYALIGWGFSVAPWTTGKLIALYLVPGVTLVNFSLRLRATAEHIGADSSEELRATRTVLPRWWERWLVSPFNVNHHLEHHLFPSVPGPNLGKLHRVLMQDDDFRSRAHLTRGYHGVLTELMASENQSGSADEPLGSLTAAPTRQPR; from the coding sequence ATGACCGACGCCGTGCGTGACCACGCTTCCGTTCAAGTACCGCCATCTAACGAGGCGGAGCTGGCCGCGCCGCTGGAACGCTTCCCGCGGACGACGCACATCGCTGCGGTCCGGCGCCTGTCGCGAGTCAACGGGTGGCGGTCGTCACTACTGATCTTAGGGATCTGGGCCCCCCTGGTGGGCGCCATGGCCTGGGCGGCGATGATGCCGCACTGGTGGGTCTTCCTGATTGCCGGCTGCGTCGTGGCGTCGCGCATTGTCGGGATGGGCGTGCTGGTGCACGACGCCTCGCACTACCTGCTGTACAAGAATCGGCTGGTGAACGACCTTGTGTCGGACCTGCTGCTGGCCTTCCCGATCGGGATGACGACCGGCCTGTACCGCAGGACGCACTTCCAGCACCACCGCTTCACCAACACCAAGGACGACATCGACCTTGTCGCGCAGAGCACCGACAGCGAGTGGTTCGAGTGGCCCAAGAACGGCCGAGAGTTCTGCGCGGTAATGGCCCGCAGCCTCGCCGGCCTGAACGTCCACCGCGCGTGGGTGATGTACCAGCACTGGGCTCCGTGGAACCATCTGCGCGAGCCGCTCTCGCCGGCCTTTCCCCTCCACACGCGTGTGCTCTACTTCGTCAATATGGCGGGCGTGTACGCGTTGATCGGGTGGGGGTTCTCTGTGGCGCCGTGGACAACCGGCAAGCTGATCGCTTTGTACCTGGTACCGGGCGTGACGCTGGTTAACTTTTCGCTGCGGTTGCGCGCGACCGCCGAGCACATCGGCGCCGACAGCAGCGAAGAACTGCGGGCGACCCGCACGGTGCTGCCGCGGTGGTGGGAGCGTTGGCTTGTCTCACCGTTTAACGTGAACCACCACCTGGAACACCACCTGTTCCCAAGTGTGCCCGGCCCCAACCTGGGGAAGCTGCACCGGGTGCTAATGCAGGACGACGACTTCCGGAGCCGCGCCCATTTAACGCGGGGCTACCACGGCGTGCTGACCGAACTAATGGCGAGCGAGAACCAGAGTGGCTCGGCGGACGAGCCGCTCGGCTCGCTAACAGCCGCCCCGACGCGCCAACCGCGCTGA
- the rho gene encoding transcription termination factor Rho yields the protein MAKNNSGGRNRGRNGQRSQGQGQGQSRGGYNNRGRNGGSGGSGGGRGNRRRGGGGHNQQNQDPRRDNFPADDNASGAELTPGSGVLEMHPNGYGFLRSPTTNFSRERTDPFVPGTMIEKYGLREGLLLSGMVQHHRRGQGPRLKELLDVDGIAPDDYVKVKEFEDLTPITPEEWLRLETGPEPLSTRVMDLLTPLGKGQRALIVAPPRTGKTVLMQQVSRAVSENHPDVAMMVLLIDERPEEVTDMKRSVHGEVFASSLDQDVESHVRLSQLTIERCKRLTEMGRDVFLLMDSITRLARAFNKWVGNTGRTMSGGVDIKAMDIPKKLFATARAFEEGGSLTIVGTALIDTGSRMDELIFQEFKGTGNMELVLDRKLADRRVWPAIDIEQSGTRREEKLLPPESLHAATALRRTLSSMHHIDAMEQLTSKLGKFKSNGEFIMLIQGASAVD from the coding sequence ATGGCGAAAAACAACAGCGGCGGCCGCAACCGTGGCCGGAACGGGCAACGCTCACAAGGCCAAGGCCAAGGTCAGAGCCGCGGCGGTTACAACAACCGCGGCCGCAATGGCGGCTCCGGCGGGTCTGGCGGCGGACGTGGCAACCGACGCCGTGGCGGCGGCGGGCACAACCAGCAGAACCAGGACCCGCGCCGCGACAACTTCCCCGCCGACGACAACGCGTCCGGCGCCGAACTTACGCCCGGCTCGGGCGTCCTCGAGATGCACCCCAATGGCTACGGTTTCCTCCGCAGCCCGACCACCAACTTCAGCCGTGAGCGCACCGACCCGTTTGTGCCCGGCACCATGATCGAGAAGTACGGACTGCGGGAGGGCCTGCTGCTGTCCGGCATGGTCCAGCACCACCGCCGCGGCCAAGGCCCGCGGCTCAAGGAGCTGCTGGACGTCGACGGCATCGCGCCGGACGACTACGTCAAGGTCAAGGAGTTTGAGGACCTCACTCCCATCACGCCCGAAGAGTGGCTGCGTCTGGAGACCGGTCCCGAGCCGCTCAGCACCCGCGTGATGGACCTGCTCACGCCGCTCGGCAAGGGCCAGCGGGCGCTGATCGTCGCGCCGCCGCGGACCGGCAAGACCGTGCTGATGCAGCAGGTCAGCCGCGCGGTCTCCGAGAACCACCCCGACGTGGCGATGATGGTGCTGCTCATCGACGAGCGGCCCGAAGAAGTCACGGACATGAAACGCAGCGTCCACGGCGAGGTCTTCGCGAGCAGCCTCGACCAGGACGTCGAGAGCCACGTCCGGCTGTCGCAACTGACTATCGAGCGCTGCAAGCGACTCACCGAGATGGGCCGCGACGTCTTCCTCCTAATGGACTCCATCACCCGCCTGGCCCGCGCGTTCAACAAGTGGGTCGGCAACACCGGCCGCACTATGTCGGGCGGCGTCGACATCAAGGCGATGGACATCCCCAAGAAGCTGTTCGCCACGGCCCGGGCGTTCGAAGAAGGGGGCTCGCTGACGATTGTCGGCACCGCCCTGATCGACACCGGCAGCCGCATGGACGAGCTGATCTTCCAGGAGTTCAAGGGGACCGGCAATATGGAGCTGGTGCTCGACCGCAAGCTGGCCGACCGCCGCGTCTGGCCCGCGATCGACATCGAGCAGTCCGGCACCCGCCGCGAAGAGAAGCTGCTGCCGCCGGAGTCGCTGCACGCGGCCACCGCGCTCCGCCGCACGCTCTCCAGCATGCACCACATCGACGCCATGGAGCAGCTGACCTCCAAGCTGGGCAAGTTTAAGTCCAACGGCGAGTTCATCATGCTCATCCAGGGCGCCTCGGCGGTCGATTAA
- a CDS encoding thioredoxin family protein, translating into MQTRTAALMAGILIIASSVSAQGVAWRTDLAAAQQEAAKSGKLVLLHFWSTSCGPCIALDKTVFNQQTVAGGIERIYVPVKLTEDECRQIAATYGVTRIPTDVILTSDGKVVQKLVSPSSPMEYVSTLTQVASSYATKAGSAYNAAVANAPVASTLPGQKVLNNAYAGLGLPANAPLAAAAPPSTPSAGSMMDNRYATAPIAPAGQPPIAQQPVAQQPVAQQPVATAQPAVPPMRVENPYAQQQPPQNQSPITPIAEQPAVAALPAGSPPLGFDGYCTVSMKRDFKWVKGNPSWGAIHRGRTYLFASQGERDEFLKTPDSYCPVLSGADPVVAVEQNMSVPGKREFAVQYPANSGQIYMFSSAENLRKFSSNAAGFAEGVRQAMAGGNGRMVR; encoded by the coding sequence ATGCAAACTCGAACCGCCGCGCTGATGGCCGGAATCTTAATCATCGCGAGCAGCGTATCTGCCCAGGGAGTCGCCTGGCGCACCGATCTCGCCGCCGCCCAGCAAGAGGCGGCCAAGTCCGGCAAGCTCGTGCTGCTGCACTTCTGGAGCACCAGCTGCGGTCCGTGCATCGCGCTCGACAAGACCGTGTTCAACCAGCAGACGGTTGCCGGTGGCATCGAGCGGATCTATGTTCCGGTCAAGCTGACCGAGGACGAGTGCCGCCAGATCGCGGCCACCTACGGCGTCACCCGCATCCCCACCGACGTCATCCTCACTAGCGACGGCAAGGTTGTCCAAAAGTTGGTCAGCCCGTCGTCGCCGATGGAGTACGTTTCGACGCTGACGCAGGTCGCTTCTTCGTACGCGACGAAGGCCGGCTCGGCCTACAACGCGGCGGTCGCTAACGCGCCGGTCGCGTCGACGCTGCCCGGACAGAAGGTGCTCAACAACGCCTACGCCGGCCTCGGCCTGCCCGCCAACGCGCCCCTGGCGGCCGCCGCCCCGCCGTCGACGCCTTCGGCCGGCTCCATGATGGACAACCGCTACGCCACCGCGCCGATCGCCCCCGCGGGCCAGCCGCCCATTGCCCAGCAGCCCGTCGCCCAGCAGCCCGTCGCCCAGCAGCCCGTCGCTACGGCTCAGCCCGCCGTGCCGCCGATGCGCGTCGAGAACCCGTACGCCCAACAGCAGCCGCCACAGAACCAATCGCCGATCACCCCGATTGCAGAGCAGCCGGCGGTCGCCGCTCTGCCCGCCGGCTCGCCCCCGCTCGGCTTCGACGGCTACTGCACCGTGTCGATGAAGCGGGACTTCAAATGGGTCAAGGGGAACCCGTCGTGGGGCGCCATCCACCGCGGCCGCACCTACCTGTTCGCCAGCCAGGGCGAGCGGGACGAGTTCCTGAAGACCCCGGACTCCTACTGCCCGGTGCTGTCGGGCGCCGACCCGGTGGTCGCTGTCGAGCAGAACATGTCGGTGCCGGGCAAGCGGGAGTTTGCCGTGCAGTACCCCGCGAACAGCGGTCAGATCTACATGTTCTCGTCGGCCGAAAACCTGCGTAAGTTCTCGTCGAACGCGGCCGGCTTCGCCGAGGGCGTCCGGCAGGCGATGGCGGGCGGCAACGGCCGCATGGTCCGCTAG
- a CDS encoding tetratricopeptide repeat protein: protein MPHSQPRVPVIVEFYLQYLDDQDSALFIKNVTRRYTCASLERLAVTGDRSARRAAVLALGYMGDFASNAVMGQALVDTDRGVRTIAENGIRDLWRRVGSREQRTTLSAIIRLNQTKQYDEAIRLATELIHESPWIAEAWSQRGAAYFHLSQYDSSIRDCHQALEINPYHFTAAAGMGQCHLLQDNPVAALEAYRRALRLNPGMEEVRVQVIQLQRTMKGE from the coding sequence GTGCCTCACAGCCAGCCACGCGTTCCGGTCATCGTCGAGTTCTACCTGCAGTACCTCGACGACCAAGACTCGGCGTTGTTCATCAAGAATGTCACCCGGCGTTACACCTGCGCGTCGCTCGAGCGTCTCGCGGTGACGGGCGACCGCTCGGCCCGCCGCGCCGCGGTGCTGGCGCTCGGCTACATGGGCGACTTCGCGTCCAACGCGGTGATGGGCCAGGCGCTGGTCGACACCGACCGCGGCGTGCGGACCATCGCCGAGAACGGCATCCGCGACCTCTGGCGCCGGGTCGGCAGCCGCGAGCAGCGGACCACGCTCAGCGCCATCATCCGGCTGAACCAAACCAAGCAGTACGACGAGGCGATCCGCCTAGCAACCGAACTGATCCACGAGTCGCCGTGGATCGCCGAGGCGTGGTCCCAACGCGGCGCCGCCTACTTCCACCTCTCGCAGTACGACTCGTCAATCCGCGACTGCCACCAGGCGCTCGAGATCAACCCGTACCACTTCACCGCCGCCGCCGGCATGGGCCAGTGCCACCTGCTGCAGGATAACCCGGTCGCCGCCCTCGAGGCGTACCGCCGGGCGCTCCGCCTGAACCCAGGCATGGAGGAAGTCCGCGTGCAGGTAATCCAGCTCCAGCGCACCATGAAGGGCGAATAG
- a CDS encoding RNA polymerase sigma factor — protein MALSDFDRRLLDRCLNGAPRAWEDFVDRFMGLVVHVVNHVAGSRSIKLSNADREDLIAEVFLAIIENDHAVLRHFRGQSSLATYLTVISQRVVIRKLVEALSGETPVAHLPEGVVEANGAEQRMADREEVEALLERLDGQDAQVVRMYHLEGKSYRDISAATGMPENSVGPLLSRARSKLRDIAPAD, from the coding sequence GTGGCCCTCTCCGACTTCGACCGCCGACTGCTCGACCGCTGCCTCAATGGGGCGCCGCGAGCCTGGGAAGACTTTGTCGACCGCTTCATGGGCTTGGTGGTCCACGTCGTGAACCACGTGGCGGGAAGCCGGTCGATCAAGCTGTCCAACGCCGACCGCGAAGATCTGATCGCCGAGGTGTTCCTGGCGATCATCGAGAACGACCACGCCGTGCTGCGGCATTTCCGCGGCCAGAGCTCGCTGGCGACCTACCTGACGGTCATCTCGCAGCGGGTGGTGATCCGCAAGCTGGTCGAGGCCCTCAGCGGCGAGACGCCGGTCGCCCACCTACCCGAGGGCGTGGTCGAAGCCAACGGCGCCGAGCAACGCATGGCCGACCGCGAAGAAGTCGAGGCCCTGCTCGAGCGGCTCGACGGCCAGGACGCGCAGGTGGTGCGGATGTACCACCTCGAGGGGAAGAGCTACCGCGACATCAGCGCCGCCACAGGCATGCCGGAGAACAGCGTCGGCCCGCTGCTGAGCCGCGCCCGATCCAAGCTGCGTGACATCGCGCCGGCCGACTGA
- a CDS encoding ferredoxin family protein, translated as MAHVVCEPCFGCKYTDCVVVCPVECFYEGEKVLYIHPDECIDCEACVPECPVEAIFHEDNVPEDWKSWIEKNAEEAPNCEVITEKQEPLADS; from the coding sequence ATGGCGCACGTCGTTTGCGAACCCTGCTTTGGCTGCAAGTACACGGACTGCGTCGTGGTCTGCCCGGTGGAGTGCTTCTACGAAGGCGAGAAGGTGCTCTACATCCACCCGGACGAGTGCATCGACTGCGAGGCCTGCGTCCCCGAGTGCCCGGTCGAGGCGATCTTCCACGAGGACAACGTCCCCGAGGATTGGAAGAGCTGGATCGAGAAGAACGCCGAAGAGGCGCCCAACTGCGAGGTGATCACCGAGAAGCAGGAGCCGCTGGCCGACAGCTGA
- a CDS encoding HNH endonuclease yields the protein MSTANASALNSSVLVLNRQYRAIHVVDVKRAFGLLMRELAEVIHIENGVYANYDFTSWQEISALRAEFEDEIDPHSDWVRSVNFSIQAPRVLRLLHFDKAPRQRVRLNRRNLFARDGNRCQYCGKSFATSELSIDHVVPSCRGGQTTWENVVCACVRCNVRKGGRTPAEAHMKLTKKPVRPRRSPLLSIKLGNPKYASWRSFVDEAYWSVDLK from the coding sequence ATGTCGACCGCTAACGCGAGCGCTCTGAACTCGAGCGTGCTGGTGTTAAACCGGCAGTACCGCGCTATCCACGTCGTAGATGTCAAACGCGCCTTCGGCCTGCTGATGCGTGAGCTGGCCGAGGTGATCCACATCGAGAACGGCGTCTACGCCAACTACGATTTCACGTCGTGGCAGGAGATCAGCGCCCTGCGGGCAGAGTTCGAGGACGAGATCGACCCGCACAGCGACTGGGTGCGGAGCGTCAACTTCTCGATCCAGGCGCCGCGTGTGCTCCGACTACTGCACTTCGACAAGGCGCCGCGGCAGCGGGTGCGGCTCAACCGCCGCAACCTGTTCGCCCGCGACGGCAACCGCTGCCAGTACTGCGGCAAGAGCTTCGCGACCAGCGAGCTGAGCATCGACCACGTGGTCCCCAGCTGCCGCGGCGGACAGACCACCTGGGAAAACGTCGTGTGCGCTTGCGTGCGGTGCAACGTCCGCAAGGGCGGACGCACGCCGGCCGAGGCCCACATGAAGCTCACCAAGAAGCCGGTGCGGCCCCGCCGCAGCCCGCTGCTGTCGATCAAACTCGGCAACCCCAAGTACGCTAGCTGGAGGAGCTTTGTCGACGAGGCCTACTGGTCGGTCGACCTGAAGTAG
- a CDS encoding type II secretion system F family protein, whose product MSYRARLSAKPLADLCHRLALSTESGIDIRRCWQREAEHARGANKKAYQRVYEGVAAGDSLSVSLARTGRQFPRLFLEMTHVGEQTGSLPAVLHRLSEHYQRQFEMARDFRRQLAWPVFQLVAAVVIIGVLLAILAALNATKLNGEPIDVLGLGVTGQDAVVRYIQLVVVALLVACGLLYAIRNGVLSLRPLQHLVMRVPVVGQAIEKICLARLSWALHLTLNVEMDLRRLVPLALRSTGSDYYTSRSQQITDAIVAGSPLHQAFAQTGIFPAHFLDALYVAEESGQIVESMSRLSRQYQQEADLAMATLSTVLGFVIWGGIMVMIAVMVIRLFKVLYVDSITDAMNL is encoded by the coding sequence ATGTCCTACCGCGCCCGTCTGTCCGCCAAGCCGCTGGCCGACCTCTGCCACCGGCTGGCGCTCTCTACCGAGTCGGGCATCGACATCCGCCGCTGCTGGCAGCGTGAGGCCGAGCACGCCCGCGGGGCGAACAAGAAGGCCTACCAGCGGGTCTACGAGGGCGTTGCCGCCGGCGACTCGCTGAGCGTCTCGCTCGCCAGGACCGGACGGCAGTTCCCGCGGCTGTTCCTCGAGATGACCCACGTCGGCGAGCAGACCGGCAGTCTGCCGGCGGTGCTGCACCGGCTGAGCGAGCACTACCAGCGTCAGTTTGAGATGGCCCGCGACTTCCGCCGCCAGCTCGCCTGGCCGGTCTTCCAGCTGGTCGCCGCGGTCGTGATCATCGGCGTCCTGCTGGCGATCCTGGCCGCGCTCAACGCCACCAAGCTCAACGGCGAGCCGATCGACGTGCTTGGCCTCGGCGTCACCGGCCAGGACGCGGTGGTGCGGTACATCCAGCTGGTTGTCGTGGCGCTCCTAGTCGCCTGCGGCCTGCTGTACGCGATCCGTAACGGCGTGCTCTCGCTGCGGCCGCTGCAACACCTCGTGATGCGGGTCCCGGTGGTCGGTCAGGCGATCGAGAAGATCTGCCTCGCCCGGCTCTCCTGGGCGTTGCACCTGACGCTGAACGTCGAGATGGACCTGCGGCGGCTCGTGCCGCTGGCGCTCCGCTCGACCGGCAGCGACTACTACACCTCACGCTCCCAACAGATCACCGACGCGATCGTCGCCGGCAGCCCGCTGCACCAGGCGTTCGCGCAGACAGGGATCTTCCCCGCCCACTTCCTCGACGCGTTGTACGTCGCGGAAGAGAGCGGGCAGATCGTCGAGTCGATGTCGCGGCTCTCGCGTCAGTACCAGCAGGAAGCCGACCTTGCCATGGCCACCCTTAGCACGGTGCTCGGCTTCGTGATCTGGGGCGGCATCATGGTCATGATCGCCGTGATGGTGATCCGCCTGTTCAAGGTGCTCTACGTCGATTCGATCACCGACGCGATGAACCTATAG